A section of the Thermovibrio guaymasensis genome encodes:
- a CDS encoding adenylate kinase family protein, translating to MRIGITGTPGVGKTTVGKILSKRLNLPLYNLSKLIREERLYSSYDKERNAYEVEPEKLRKFFEGKESFIAEGLVAHYIPVDYLVILRAEPEVVRERLKERPYSQRKVEENVEAERLAVIATEAFENPNFKRVIHIDTTNRSPEEVAEIVERTVSKGEELFEEVDWLE from the coding sequence TTGAGAATAGGAATTACAGGAACCCCCGGAGTAGGTAAAACAACTGTAGGAAAGATCTTGTCCAAAAGGTTAAACCTCCCCCTATATAACCTGAGCAAGCTAATCAGAGAAGAGAGGCTTTACTCATCCTACGATAAAGAAAGGAACGCTTACGAGGTTGAACCTGAGAAACTCAGGAAGTTCTTTGAGGGAAAGGAAAGTTTCATAGCAGAAGGTCTAGTTGCTCACTACATACCTGTAGATTACCTTGTAATTTTAAGGGCAGAGCCGGAAGTTGTTAGAGAAAGGTTAAAGGAGAGGCCATACTCCCAAAGGAAAGTTGAGGAAAACGTAGAGGCAGAGAGGTTAGCAGTAATAGCAACTGAAGCCTTTGAGAATCCAAACTTTAAAAGAGTAATTCACATTGACACTACAAATAGGAGTCCTGAAGAGGTTGCCGAGATTGTAGAGAGGACAGTAAGTAAAGGGGAGGAACTCTTTGAAGAAGTTGACTGGCTGGAGTGA
- the carB gene encoding carbamoyl-phosphate synthase large subunit gives MPKRTDLKKILIIGSGPIVIGQAAEFDYSGTQACKALKEEGYQVVLVNSNPATIMTDPDVADRTYIEPLTVEVLEKVIERERPDALLPTVGGQTALNLAVKLHEAGILEKYGVELIGAKVEAIKKAEDRELFKEAMLRIGLEVPKSGVAHSLEEAMEVLEYVGLPAIIRPAFTLGGEGGGVAYNVEEFKEIVRKGLAASPVSEVLIEESVLGWKEFELEVMRDLNDNVVIICSIENFDPMGVHTGDSITVAPAQTLTDKEYQLLRDAAIAIIREIGVETGGSNVQFAVNPENGRFIVIEMNPRVSRSSALASKATGFPIAKIAAKLAVGYTLDELPNDITKKTPASFEPAIDYCVVKFPRWAFEKFPEADPTLTTRMKSVGEVMAIGRTFKEALNKAIRSLEIGRYGLSLRGASEVSDSELETKLAVPNADRVWFIAEAFRRNWSLDRVYELTKIDRWFLNNLKQLIELEGELKKHTIETLPSDLLKWAKKWGFSDREIANLVGATEKEVREKRKELSPVLYKTVDTCAGEFEAYTPYYYSTYDGRECEANPTNREKVIVFGSGPNRIGQGVEFDYCCVHAVWALRDLGYEAHMVNCNPETVSTDYDTSDKLFFEPLTLEDALNVVEKERPLGVIVQFGGQTPLKLSVPLEREGVRILGTSSESIDIAEDRERFRELLNKLGLKQPPSGIARSLEEAERIAQEIGFPVLMRPSYVLGGRAMRIVYSLDELRQYMAEAVEVSEEKPVLIDKFLEDAVEFDVDAVADGESVVIGGVMEHIEEAGIHSGDSACVLPTFSVSKEVIEEIKEITRKIALELKVKGLINIQFAVKDDEIYIIEVNPRASRTVPFVSKATGIPLAKVATKVAMGKTLKELGVKEVEPKYYSVKEAVFPFDRFPEVDPVLGPEMKSTGEVMGIDKDLGVAFYKAQLAAGSRLPLDPNCGKVFISVKDKDKPKIYGIAKKLSDMGFKVVSTEGTYRFLKERGIPVELVYKIQEGRRPNVGDLIKNGEICLIINTPTGSKSKKDAYSIRRLAVNYKIPYYTTVRGAQAAVMAIESMRRERLCVKPLQEYYGGK, from the coding sequence TTGCCTAAGAGAACCGACCTAAAGAAGATTTTGATAATTGGTTCAGGGCCTATTGTTATAGGTCAGGCGGCTGAGTTTGACTACTCTGGAACTCAGGCTTGTAAAGCTTTAAAGGAAGAAGGTTATCAGGTAGTACTTGTTAACTCAAACCCTGCAACTATCATGACAGACCCCGACGTTGCCGATAGAACCTACATTGAGCCTTTAACCGTTGAGGTCCTTGAAAAAGTTATTGAGAGGGAGAGGCCGGACGCTCTCCTTCCGACAGTTGGAGGACAGACTGCCCTTAACCTTGCAGTTAAACTTCATGAAGCAGGTATACTGGAGAAGTACGGAGTTGAGCTCATTGGGGCAAAAGTTGAGGCTATAAAGAAGGCCGAGGATAGGGAGCTCTTTAAAGAGGCAATGCTGAGAATCGGCCTTGAAGTTCCCAAGAGCGGAGTTGCCCATTCCCTTGAAGAGGCCATGGAAGTCCTTGAGTACGTCGGCCTTCCTGCAATTATCCGTCCTGCATTTACCCTCGGTGGAGAGGGTGGAGGAGTTGCCTACAACGTTGAGGAGTTTAAGGAGATTGTTCGTAAAGGGCTTGCGGCTTCTCCTGTAAGCGAGGTCTTGATTGAGGAGAGCGTTTTAGGCTGGAAAGAGTTTGAGCTTGAGGTAATGAGGGACCTTAACGATAACGTTGTGATAATCTGTTCTATTGAAAACTTTGACCCGATGGGAGTTCACACTGGAGACTCAATTACAGTAGCTCCTGCCCAAACTTTAACGGATAAGGAGTATCAGCTCTTAAGGGATGCGGCAATTGCAATAATAAGGGAGATTGGCGTAGAGACCGGGGGTTCAAACGTTCAGTTTGCAGTTAACCCCGAAAATGGAAGGTTCATCGTAATTGAGATGAACCCGAGGGTTTCCCGTTCTTCAGCCCTTGCTTCAAAGGCCACAGGTTTTCCAATTGCAAAGATTGCTGCAAAGCTTGCAGTTGGCTATACCTTAGATGAGCTTCCAAACGATATTACTAAGAAAACACCGGCCTCCTTTGAGCCAGCGATAGACTACTGCGTTGTTAAGTTTCCAAGGTGGGCCTTTGAGAAGTTCCCCGAAGCAGACCCTACCCTTACGACCAGAATGAAGTCTGTCGGTGAGGTTATGGCCATAGGCAGGACCTTTAAAGAGGCCCTAAATAAGGCCATTCGTTCCTTAGAAATCGGAAGGTACGGTCTAAGTTTAAGGGGGGCTTCTGAGGTTTCAGATTCTGAGCTTGAGACAAAGCTTGCAGTTCCAAACGCCGATAGGGTTTGGTTTATAGCTGAAGCCTTTAGAAGGAATTGGAGCTTAGATAGGGTCTATGAGCTAACAAAGATAGACCGTTGGTTCCTCAACAACCTTAAACAGCTTATTGAATTAGAAGGGGAGCTTAAAAAACACACTATAGAAACTCTCCCCTCTGACCTTTTAAAGTGGGCTAAGAAATGGGGCTTTTCAGATAGGGAGATTGCCAATTTAGTAGGAGCTACTGAGAAGGAAGTTAGGGAGAAGAGGAAAGAGCTATCTCCGGTTCTCTACAAGACGGTTGATACCTGTGCTGGAGAGTTTGAGGCTTACACCCCTTACTACTACTCAACTTACGACGGTAGAGAGTGTGAGGCCAACCCTACTAACAGAGAGAAAGTTATAGTCTTTGGTTCTGGGCCAAACAGGATCGGTCAAGGAGTAGAGTTTGACTACTGCTGCGTTCACGCAGTTTGGGCTTTAAGGGACTTAGGGTATGAGGCCCACATGGTTAACTGTAACCCTGAGACCGTCTCAACTGACTACGACACTTCCGATAAGCTCTTCTTTGAGCCTTTAACCCTAGAAGATGCCCTTAACGTTGTTGAGAAGGAAAGACCGCTGGGAGTAATTGTTCAGTTTGGAGGTCAAACTCCTTTAAAACTTTCAGTTCCCCTTGAAAGGGAAGGGGTGAGGATCCTTGGAACTTCATCTGAAAGTATTGATATTGCAGAGGATAGGGAGAGGTTTAGGGAGTTACTCAACAAATTGGGCTTAAAGCAACCTCCTTCTGGTATTGCCCGTTCCCTTGAGGAGGCTGAGAGGATTGCCCAGGAGATTGGATTTCCAGTTTTAATGAGGCCTTCCTACGTTCTCGGCGGAAGGGCGATGAGGATCGTTTACTCTCTTGATGAGCTCCGCCAGTACATGGCTGAGGCAGTGGAGGTTTCTGAGGAAAAGCCGGTTCTGATAGATAAGTTCCTTGAGGATGCTGTAGAGTTTGACGTTGATGCTGTTGCTGACGGGGAGAGCGTTGTCATTGGTGGAGTGATGGAGCACATAGAGGAGGCTGGAATCCACTCTGGAGACAGTGCCTGCGTCCTTCCAACTTTCTCAGTCAGTAAAGAGGTTATTGAGGAGATTAAGGAGATAACGAGGAAAATAGCCCTTGAGCTGAAAGTTAAGGGTCTTATAAACATTCAGTTTGCAGTTAAGGATGATGAGATCTACATAATTGAGGTAAACCCGAGGGCTTCAAGGACTGTTCCTTTCGTTAGTAAGGCTACAGGAATTCCACTTGCAAAAGTTGCCACAAAGGTTGCAATGGGTAAAACCCTTAAAGAGTTGGGAGTTAAAGAGGTAGAACCAAAGTACTACTCCGTTAAAGAGGCAGTCTTTCCGTTTGACCGCTTTCCAGAGGTTGACCCTGTCTTGGGTCCTGAGATGAAGTCAACCGGTGAGGTTATGGGAATAGATAAGGATTTAGGAGTTGCCTTTTATAAGGCTCAGCTTGCAGCAGGTTCAAGGCTACCCCTTGATCCAAACTGCGGTAAGGTCTTTATAAGTGTCAAGGATAAGGACAAACCGAAGATTTACGGAATTGCAAAGAAACTTTCAGATATGGGCTTTAAGGTAGTTTCAACTGAGGGAACTTACAGGTTCCTAAAGGAGAGGGGAATTCCCGTTGAGCTTGTCTATAAGATCCAGGAAGGAAGGCGTCCCAACGTTGGAGACCTTATAAAGAACGGTGAAATCTGCTTGATAATAAACACCCCTACTGGAAGTAAATCA